The sequence CAGGCCACTTAAAAGTTAATGGGCAGCAGCAATGAATCTGCCCTTATGTTCCACAATTACTGTAAACTGACAGTATTCGTATGGGCTGCTGCTAGAGGGGCGCTCCTGCCTTCCACCATGTCCCTGGTCGTATACTCCCATCTGCCTCAGCACTAGCACTTATGCATGGTATAGTTTCCTCTGCTAGACaacaaattcaaaaagaaaaagaaaagcttttcagccGATTAATTCCTCAAGAGCATGTTTACttccagcaaagacaaaaatcttCCTCCATGAATGGGGTCTCAGGTTCCTGAGAAGACTTGGTGGTTTCGTACTCTGCCAGCTAATGCCATAGGTAAAGGAGGTTACTAGATCAGGAAACACAGTGTCCTCACGGTCTTTTTCAAGGTCACTCTTTAAAAGCAGAGTCAATAAGGCTCTGTGATTAGGCATGACTTGTTTCTGTATaggtaaaataaattgtttctcagTTAACAGAATAAAGTTAGTCTGCAAAGATCAGATCTTCCTAAAATTTAATTTCTACACATCAACTCTGCCTTTTCcatatagtattttaaaaataatgttatattcattttaatgtaaaaagatTAAAGTTAATtcataataaaatctttttttgaaaaaaatatgcttgAAGTAATATACTAATATACTGAATATACTATTGAACTCCAATCAATACTATTGAACTCCAGTTTGCATCAAACAGTAGAGTTTATGTCCTTTATAAGCAATGATGTTTAAACTGGAACTGGTATCTTTATTAATTAAGGAGACAGTGATCCTACATAATTTATTTTTGATCTCTAGTGTAGTATGAAAGCTCTGACATGATTAAGAATAGAGGAAGTCATCAGTTTTTATGTATCATAACACTGAGTTGAAAGATTCAAGTACCTtaactttattttggaaaataatgatAAACTGGTTCAGTTCAGTCAAATATCTAAAGTAGAGACCTGTAGAACTTTAGCTAGGGCAATGAGAAGAGGTTTTTCTTAACTTGTGgttattctaaaataatttctctcttattttgtctTGTTCAGAGTGATAAAACTTATATATGTAAGCTTCAAAATGgttattgcaataaaaatattctgagcaTAATTCTCCTTAAGCTGAAATTCATTCAAAATTGCTCACTGTATAAAGTTCCTTCTCATTTAGAAGTTATTCTATAGTATATCGGGGGGGGGGACAAATCAAAAAGGCTCGAATGTATCCATTAAaaacattcagtaaaaaaaaaaagtaggaagttttaaaaatgcttgCAAAAGTTGGACTGAATCAACAATACTTGTTTAAACAATCATGCAAATATTCTTTAATACCTGGAAAAATTGCTTAAGATCTACAGCATTACTGGAATCTAGTATGTATTGTCAGCAAATGCTTTCAgctagttgtattttttttttataagatgaATGTGAAtgttaaacaaacagaaagaataatCTTAATTAGCTGCTAGAAAAAGCATGATTTAACCAAGAAGCTGCTCGGTGTTAGTCAGCAGTTTTAGAACTGTATAGTGGATGTTATTATGATGATTTATTTTGCAAACTTCAAtggggaaaaataacttttgaggtgatatttttaattcaattacAAATATCAggctacagctttttaaaaaccatTTAGCCAGATTCTGGATTCTCAGGACTGCATTGCACCACACAGGTGATTCTTAACCAGCTACAAAATATTTCCTCACAAAGACCAGCTCTTAGCGCACCAGCTCTGTATATTGCTCTCCCTTGTCTCTGACACAGGAGATGTGCTGATAAAAACCTGTGTGTAGCAGGAACATTGCTTTGTTCTCTGCAGCATGATTAGAGTTGACTAAGTAGATTTCCCAGAGTTTCTCAGGAATCATATCCATGCTCAGCAGCTTAAAtatcaagaaaaatgcaaatggtTAACAGACAATATTGCAGGTCTTTCCTTATCACAGCTGCACTGGGTACAGAAGGGACAAGGCAGAAGATTTAGCCTAAACTTAAGTTTTTTCGAGAATGTCAGAATTCTTGGAAGTTTCTGTAAACTTATGAAAACTTCTGTTTGAACATATACTCTTGAAAATCTTTCTCCCCATGGAATAATAATATTATAGTGAACCTCATTTAAAACTCACCTTAAATCTCTAGACTTGCATAAAGACTGACCCATCATAAGGGTAGCAGGGCATCTCAAGTAATAGCTTCACTTCAGTGATGCCATTTGGATACATGCAGCATGTattaattttggaagaaaaagattgTGTTACTTCTAAGACTGTGAGGTGGGTTATGCTGAGTTATGCTATAATTTTAGGTACCACTGTAAGCTCTTGGCAAAGAAAGGCGCATAAATACTTGTGTGTCTACTTTGTGTCtggttttaataaaaatgatgaatATGAGAGTAGTGATAAGGTAAATGAATGGAAGGAGAATAGGAGAGTGGAAATTGCAGTCAACTCATCATTGTCTGGGACGATAAGGGCAACTGGAACATCTCAGGTAGTGGAAAACGTGGTTAATAACATGGGAACATAATGGACCAACTTGCTAATATTCTGAGACGGTGGTTATTCCTCCATCGTTCAGGTTCCTCTGGGTTATGTGGCTCACATTATATAGTGGGTTCTAACAAAATAAATAGAGCAATGAAGTAGAAACCTAACTCAGTTCAGTGCAAAGCCACCAGAGGCCTGACCAAGTCAGCAGCGTGAGAGCCTGGCTGTGCTGCTCCCAAGACCTGTGGAAGCCAGGAAGCAACACAACTGCTTTGGCATGACCGGCACCAGAGCTAACAAATCTTGCTAGGCCTGAGCTTAGGTATATGGCCCTGTGGGTCAGAGCTAATCAGCTCTGAGCTGGATGAGAAAGGGCCACACGGAGAACCAGCTAGCCCTCTCCATGTCTAGAGAAGGTGAGCTCTAGAGAATGTGGTACAGAAACAGCCGAGCGGCTTAGCTGGACTGAGCTCACTTTTGCATCTGCTTAGCACCAGCTGTATTGAAAGTAAAGGCCAGGGATGTAGAAAGAACTGTGTAAATTAGAGGAGAGTGGTACATGACCAGCTAGGGAGTTACATTAGATTTTGAAAGATTTATAATCGGGAGAAAAGTTGTTAAATAGCCCCCTGAAAATGGACAAATAAACCTTAAATGTTTTAAGATGGAACTTGATAAATTTAGGGAAAAGATAGTGAGAAAGCACTCAGTGGTGTTTTCCAGAAGTTGGAAATTTTGGCTTGTTTATTGTGCTATTGCACTGAATTTGTACTGTATTCCAAGGAGACTAAATGTAGGCTTGAAGAGGCTATTGCTCACCTCTTGATACATAAATTGGGTGTCCTCTAGGGCTTCAGGAATTGGCCATAGCTAGAGAAAGGACACAGGGAATGATTCTGCTGCTGGTTTTGGAAGCCACTCAGGTTCCCAGCTGGTTCTTCTTGCCCATAAAATCAGGACTAAACAGATTGCCAAATTTGGAGTCATTTTGCTCTAGATTCGTCTGAGAGCTATGAGGCTACAACACCAGCAACGCTGTTAaacttttctcttccctcatAGATTTTGGCCTGTTGCACTGCAAAGCTTAAATTTGTTGCAGAGTATTGTTAATATGTTTTGTGGTTTATGAAAAGTGGGATATGTGAAGCAGGTATTCTGAAGTGGATCTGTCATAGTAAAATGTGTGTGTTTACAGGAGGGGAGAGGCTTCAGTGACAGAGTCCCCTCTGCCATGAAATTCCCAttcacttttctgtattttgaagttATAGCTGTTCTTCAAAAGGTTTTTGAACAGAGTGGAGCGCTAATTTCTGTTGGCTCTGTTTCCGAGATACCTAATGAGAAAATTCAAGAAGGCTGTAGTTTGGTAGGTTCTCTCCTGGCAATCTTCTCTTCCACCTGTTTGGAAGCTCTCCCGCAGAAAACTGCACATACTGGATCAGTTTCAGTGAACTGCAAACATTAATTTCCTTAGCTCCCTAGTAAAGCCCATTCGTACTGAAACTATTAgtggaatatattttctttttttaacacaaGCCCTGTATTTTATCTTGCTGaatgaggggaaagaaaaccctAAACCTGAATTCCTTTTCAAACCAAAGTGTAATATGCAACCGCATGAACAAAACACTGCAATCAAATTGTAACATTTCAGTTTCACTCTGGCAAATAGATAATACAGTCATAATCTGTGAGCATCAAAAGTAAGTAGCTGTCCCCATTTCTGAAGTGTGTAAAACGAAATTTTGAAGGAAAGCATCTTCTACTATGATTGTTAATGCTTTTTCTTATTGAAGAACCTTCTTCTTATTGAAGAACCTCTTGTTTGCTGCAGCTGTGTCATAGCTGAATAACATTAACTAATGTTTTAACTGGACTTTTTAAAGTTGGGTGGTGTTAGGGTTTCATTTGCTCTCAAGTCAGCTTGGATTGTATGAGACTATGGCTTTTCTTGAAGGAGTTCCCTAGTTGCTTCACCTAGGTTATCTGAACACATTAGCACCTCATTTAGTTGTTTAAAAGTTTAAACAGCATTTTGCTGTTTGAATGCTTAGTGGGATTAAAGATACTATCACATCAAAAGAGTGAGTTTTCCCTTTGTCTACATCTTGCAGCTCCGACTGCCTCCCCTTCCTTCATGGTTGCCTAAATTGTCTCTCAATTTAATTCAGAGTGAAATGACTTTCAGTggctgggaaaaaaatccaaaaagtacAGCCGATGTAAAAGACTTCAAGCGGAAAAGGGCCCTGTTGGTTGTTCTTGGCACAAAAAGCGGCTGCGGTTGACTTCGCTTGGCCTTGTCAGTGCAAAACACCTCTGAAGCCAGTTTCTGCAAGAGCTTTTCGTGGACTTCCCAAACCCGCATCCCCTGTGGCCCTGAAGCACTGCCAGGCTGAGGCTACGGCGCAGGACCCGCAGGACCCCGCAGGGCAGTCCCCCTGTGGCTTCCTGCCTCCCCGCCTTGCACTTTCCTCGTTGCATTAAGCCGTCCCGAAACAGCCAGGACAAACTTTCATTTCCCTGAAGGGAAAGGGGCTTTGAATAGCCAGTTGCTCAGAAGCCAGCCGTGCTATGCGTTTCAGGAGACATAGCGAAGGAAGCAGCAGGTTTCGGTAGCGAAGGAACGAGGCCAGCGATTGCTGCGGCGCGTCGCCGGGGGTCTGAACCTCACCTCTGCGGCCACCGCTCAGGAGCGCGCAAATCTGAGTGCGGCCAGCTAACACGGATAGGCAGGGCGCAGCTTGGCTTATCCAGCCGATCTCTGCGCCTTGACCATTCAAAACAGCAGAGGCTGTAAGCCTGGAGGCGGACAAATGTGGCCAggtcttctcgtgaagaggaacTGACCGAAATCTACCCGACTGTTGTGAAGTTAGGAACGCAGACGTATTGTTAAGTGCTGGCAGAGAAGATGAAGAAACCGGACTGTGTGCGCAAAGGCTGCCTCTTTGGTCCTCATCGCCAGTTTGATTACGTTCAAGTCTGGCAGAATCGTGCAGTTAAGCAATTACTTACTTGGCTTTCTGCGTTTTCTGAGTTTGCATGGCACAAGCGCAAACTAGAGTGAAGGGTGCTCTCACATCATTAAAAATACTGAGCCGCAAGACAGTAAGCAGAAAGCCTGCCGCATAAGTCATAGGGTTTCTTTTAGCTTCCACGGACAGCTGAAGTTAAGCCTGTCAATCACAacactttttgtttctttaagtgaCAGAGGATGTTTCCCAGGTTTACGATTGTTTGGGCTATTTACTGGGTATTAACTGATTGACTTATGATGTGTCAGTCTGACGCTCTTTATTCAAGATTGTTCCCAgagatatttttctcatttcagtcGCTTTCAGACTCAGCTTGTCCCCCTCCTTTGGGGAGGAACTATAAcgcaattttttcctttctttttcgtTTTGGTTGTCCTCGGAGGACAGCGATTTCAGTAGCGTGTTGCATTGCAATttccggcctggccgccccacaGCGCCGTGTTTCTGCGGGGAGCAGCGCAGCGGCGTGAATGATCACGAGTGGGGCTCGCATGGGGGGAACGCCGGCGTGGGAGCCCGCCCGGCACGGCGTGTCCCGCCCGCGGCACCTAcgcgacccgccgccgccgcccctgccccccgcctgcAGGTGGCGCTGCGCGCCCCGGCGCGGAGCGCCGCGCTGCCCTCCGCGGCAGCCCGCGGGCAGCGCTGCGCGCCCCCCCACCGGCCTCGTCCGGCCACAGCGAGcccccccgcctcgcccgccGCACATCGCCGGCGCCGTCCCCTCGGGGGAGCCCCAAGCCGCCGGTGCCGGtggcccgggggcggcggaggctccgcgctgcccccgcgcgcCAGCGGCGACCCCGCGAGACACCCCCCCCGCGGaggggcgggatggagggggcggaaggggaggggaaggaggagggcggGAGGCGGCGAGGGGAGAGCGCAGAGGCAGCGCAGGaaggagcggagcgcggcgcggagcggagcgcggcggcggcggcgcggcgagccggggcgggcgggaggcccccccggggctgcgcgctGGGCCGCGGCAGCCGGGatgggcgggcgcggggcggctccgccaGCCGCCGTCCTGCGCGcctcggccgcctcccgccgcgctatataggggagggaggggcggcgggggggcccggcgTGGCCAAAGCGCACGGGGCGGCGATGCCTCCTGCCAGGAGAGCGCACAAGTGACCGGCGCCGCTGCCCATGCCCGTCTCCTGAAgcggcccccccgcccggcaTGGATGTGTCCAACAACACTACCTCCCCAGAGCGCTCCcccgagggggccggcggccccggcctgGCCGAGGTGACCCTGGGCTACCAGCTGCTCACCTCCCTGCTCCTGGGCACGCTCATCCTGTGCGCCGTGAGCGGCAACGCCTGCGTGATCGCGGCCATCGCCCTGGAGCGCTCCCTGCAAAACGTGGCCAACTATCTCATCGGCTCGCTGGCCGTCACCGACCTCATGGTGTCCGTGCTGGTGCTGCCCATGGCGGCCCTCTACCAGGTGCTGAACAAGTGGACGCTGGGGCAGGTCACCTGCGACATCTTCATCTCCCTGGACGTGCTGTGCTGCACCTCCTCCATCCTGCACCTGTGCGCCATCGCCCTGGACAGGTACTGGGCCATCACGGACCCCATCGACTATGTCAACAAGCGGACTCCGCGGCGGGCCGCCGTGCTCATCAGCCTGACCTGGCTCATCGGCTTCTTGATATCCATCCCGCCCATGCTGGGCTGGAGGACGCCCGAGGACCGCTCGGACCCCGACGCCTGCACCATCAGCAAGGACCACGGGTACACCATCTACTCCACCTTCGGCGCCTTCTACATCCCGCTCCTCCTCATGCTGGTGCTCTACGGCCGCATCTTCAGGGCGGCCCGCTTCAGGATCCGCAAGACGGTCAAGAAAGCGGAGAAGAAGAAAATCGCCGACACCTGCCTCAccctctccccggccgccctgcagcGGAAAAGCAacggggagcccggccggggctggcggcggacTGCGGAGCCCAAGCCCGGCGCCTGTGTCAAcggcgcggtgcggcggggcGAGGACGGGGCCGCGCTGGAGATCATCGAGGTGCGGCACTGCAACAGCTCCTGCAAGACTCACCTGCCGCTGCCCAGCGAggcgggcggctccccgccggcgccctcCTTCGAGAGGCGCAACGAGAAGAACACGGAGGCCAAGCGGAGGATGGCTCTGTCCCGGGAGAGGAAGACTGTCAAGACCCTGGGCATCATTATGGGCACCTTcatcctctgctggctgcccttcTTCATCGTGGCGCTGGTCCTGCCCTTTTGTGACAGTAAGTGCTACATGCCCGAGTGGCTGGCGGCAGTCATCAACTGGCTGGGCTACTCCAACTCCCTCCTCAACCCCATCATCTATGCCTATTTCAacaaagacttccaaagtgcttttaagaaaattatCAAGTGCAAATTTTGCAGGCAGTGAAGCCCGCCGctccgggacgggacgggacgggtgggggggggggtcctaccACTCGCTCCATCCGCCTACCCCTCTTCCCCCCGCGCTGCCgtgctccggcccccgctccggcagGGGGGCACCCGGCCGCCTCCCGGCGAGCCCCAGCGGctgcgcccgccggcccggcccggcccggggcagggCGCGGCTCGGCGGGGACCGgggccgccctcgccccgccggGTCTGCTCCCGGGCGCCGGCGCTGCTGCCTCGCTCCCCTCCGTCATTTTGGGTAGACTTGGGGTTTGCAGATCTTTGCTTGTGGTCGCTGTAAACCACGTTGTCTGCCCGAGTAGCATCGGTAAAAATAAACCACCCTATGCAGAAAACCGCCGTGTCGGTTTTTGTTCTCGGATTTAAGAGAAGACGGCGGGGAGCTCCGAGCCCGACCTAGGTCTGGCCGAGTAGGAACGAAGGCTGAAGGCGACTCTCGGAGTGGAGGAAGCGGCTCTGGGCTCGGCGCCGCCCGGGCTCTGAAGCTGGCAAGTGGATTTACTCTGGGGAGAAGCGACCGTGTTTTGCGACCTTGCAAGGTACTTCCAGCAGCATTGCCGGCTGCGTAACGCGTGTGCAAGAGCTCGCGTGTGGTGTTAGGACCTCCCGCTACATCGGGCTTCCCTGTTTACATCGTGGGGAGGGGGACGAGGATAAACCCGAAGTAATTCCGGCACGCGTAATTACAAATAGTTGGCTTTGTCTGAAGCCTTTGCCTGAGTGTTTCCCCCCAAGGAAGCGCTTGGCGCTGTGTCGCCGCGGTGCAGGGAGTTTGGGCAGCCTGCAAAGTAGCGacgcagggcttttttttttttttttttggaagacgcTCGAAAGTTTCTCCGGAGACGTTGCGGCTGTTTCGGAGGCAGCCAGCTGCGGTAcattttgctgggaaaaaaaaaaaacccagcagaccaGTGAACCAAAACATTGCCATGTGCGCGCAGCGGCAGCGGGGAGGGGCTgagcgcggcggctgccggcggcggcagggcccggccgcggctggcaaggggaggaaggggggggctCTCCAGTGCCACGGCAATGCCAAGGGCAGGAGCGCCCAGCGGGGCTAGCCCTGGCCGGACCGGTCCCCGCGGCCCCTCAGCCAGCCTCACCCGGCGAGCGCCCCTCTCTGCCGGCAGTCCCCacttgcttcgccccacaaaatCCCGGGGTGCTCCCCTTTCACCGCTTCGCTCTGCATGGGGGCGGcaaggcagcagggcttgcagcagccggccccccgccgccttgcccgctgcgcgccgcgcctgccgccggccgcggccgcgctgggagcccgcgggggccgcgccgggttGCGCCGCGCCGTGCGGCGGCTCGGGGTGGCCGCTCCCGGCCTGTGCGGCGGGTCGCCTGAACACGGATGCTTgaccaaatatattttttccctgtttagtTCGGTGTAATCTGTATTACCTATAGGTAAAAGGGAATGTTAACTCTGTGCGTCACGTGAATGTAAGTGTCCAGTCATTTCTGAACTTAAACCGCTTACATTAAACGACAATAGTGCTTTTAACAGCCTCAGATAAATAGCTGATTTTCTGAGAATCTTATTTGACCTCATTTTCGCAATTAAAGTGATCTTTGATCTTATCTTCTCTTTGATCACTCCTAACCAGGCGTGTCCTAGATGTTCTTTGAGTGCCAAAGTGTCAGAAGAGTGCGTCTGCAATGATTAAGGAGTAGCAACTTCTTAGTACTCGAGTACCTTGTGACTTAGAGAGGCGCTGAGCAGCGCCCGCTCGGCcaggcggagcggggagcggggagcggggagcggggcgcgggccggcccgccgcggccgggacccccgcgcAGCGCCGTGGGGGTGGGCTCCCCTCGCCGCCTCTGTCCGCTCCCGCGGGCTCTGGCAGGCGCGTTTCTGCACGTCTTCCCTTTTCTGCAAGCTCCCCCGCAACAGCGATCCTAGCTGGGCCAGTGTGAGCGGCCGCCTGTGCAGGCCCCGCAGGGTCTCTCCTTGCGCCCCGCTTCCCCCAGCCCCCGAGGgcctggctgcatgtcccgggccgctcggccccgccgagAGCCGGCGAAAGAGCCGGACCTCGGGGCTGGGCCTTCACGGACCCCACCGGTCGGTGCGGCATGGGGGGTGCAGCTCCCGTGCCCCCCCTACCCCTCTCACAgcccctctgctgcctgcccagttTCTGCTTCAGAGAGGGGCCAGAGCTGGGAGAGGCGAGGGAGGCTGCTCCGCCTGCCAGCACGCCCGGGGCAGGGCCAGCAGGTTCATTTATCGTTTTCCTTCCACGGTTGGAGAATTTCGGAGCGAGAGCCTCAGGTCTCCGACTGGGAAGCCGCTCGCTGAGCTGCTCGTCCCGCAGGACCGCCCCGTCCGTGGGCGCAGAGGCCGGCCCCGCGGGACCGCGTCTGCCTCCCAGCTCGGGCGGGATGGGGGAAAACTTCGGGGAGAAAATCCCTTTGGCTTGCACCGGGCGGTGAGAGCCGCCTTTCTCCCCGGGCAGACGCTCCCTCCTTGCTCGGAAAGGACGCGCAGGAGCGGCCGCGGCCTCCGGCTCCTGCCGCCGGGTCGGAGGGgtccgcggagcggcgcggagcgagcACCGGCACCTCCGTGCCCCCCACCGCCgccttccctgcctctcctcggCCGGGAAGAGAAGCGAGGCCGGTCGCGACCCAGCGGGCGACAACGTCTCGGTCGGTCAGTGAGCTCAAGGGGCACGGGATGGGGAAGCAGAGACAaacggcgccgcggcggcggctcggccagGGTCCGGCGAGCGCAGGGGACGCCGAGGAGGGGCCAAGGTCTCCGCGGACGGGTCCTGCCGGCCCGGGGCGCAGGGTCCGGCGCAGCCTCGGGCCGGCTCGCCGTGCGGGGCCGTGCACAGCACGGCTGGGAGGCCGAGGCTGCTGCCGAGACCCCAGAGGGGCTCCGGCTCCccgctgcaggggcagagcccggGGGCCGGGGTGAGCAGAGGGAGCAGAAGTGCCCCCCCGGCGAAAGGCACCCGGGAGGCAGCTAACACCCGGGGAAGCTGCCGTGCCGGGGACGCTCCTGGGACAAGCAGCGGCtcggggaggggggccggggccggcaggcggcgggggtcgcccggcccagcccggctcggctgggctcggctcggcccggcagGCGGCGAGGGTCAcgcggttcggctcggctcggcccggcttggctcggc comes from Struthio camelus isolate bStrCam1 chromosome Z, bStrCam1.hap1, whole genome shotgun sequence and encodes:
- the LOC138064490 gene encoding 5-hydroxytryptamine receptor 1A-like; the encoded protein is MDVSNNTTSPERSPEGAGGPGLAEVTLGYQLLTSLLLGTLILCAVSGNACVIAAIALERSLQNVANYLIGSLAVTDLMVSVLVLPMAALYQVLNKWTLGQVTCDIFISLDVLCCTSSILHLCAIALDRYWAITDPIDYVNKRTPRRAAVLISLTWLIGFLISIPPMLGWRTPEDRSDPDACTISKDHGYTIYSTFGAFYIPLLLMLVLYGRIFRAARFRIRKTVKKAEKKKIADTCLTLSPAALQRKSNGEPGRGWRRTAEPKPGACVNGAVRRGEDGAALEIIEVRHCNSSCKTHLPLPSEAGGSPPAPSFERRNEKNTEAKRRMALSRERKTVKTLGIIMGTFILCWLPFFIVALVLPFCDSKCYMPEWLAAVINWLGYSNSLLNPIIYAYFNKDFQSAFKKIIKCKFCRQ